A single region of the Streptomyces sp. NBC_01262 genome encodes:
- a CDS encoding SDR family NAD(P)-dependent oxidoreductase, with amino-acid sequence MSGTVSDDRNRVAVITGAARGVGQVIAVRLHARGYRVALADLDGEEAGKAAAALDPGGGTAVGLAMDIREKSAFEWVRDEVTARWGPAHVLVNNAGQSRVESLMDITPESFAAVVRTNLDGVFLGSQVFGAHFAELGHGRIINMASLAGQNGGTATGGHYAAAKGAILTLTKVFARELAPRGVTVNAVSPGPLDLPVTYDLIGQETAAALRKNIPVGELVSPEFVADTVALLAAGHAGSVTGACWDVNGGLYVR; translated from the coding sequence GTGAGCGGCACCGTCAGCGACGACAGGAACAGGGTCGCCGTGATCACCGGCGCCGCCCGGGGCGTCGGCCAGGTCATCGCCGTCCGGCTGCACGCCCGTGGCTACCGGGTGGCCCTCGCCGACCTTGACGGCGAGGAGGCGGGCAAAGCCGCCGCCGCGCTCGACCCGGGAGGCGGGACCGCCGTCGGCCTGGCCATGGACATACGCGAGAAGTCCGCGTTCGAGTGGGTCCGCGACGAGGTCACCGCCCGCTGGGGCCCGGCGCACGTGCTGGTCAACAACGCCGGGCAGTCCAGGGTCGAGTCCCTGATGGACATCACGCCGGAGAGCTTCGCCGCGGTGGTGCGGACCAACCTCGACGGAGTCTTCCTCGGCAGCCAGGTCTTCGGGGCCCACTTCGCGGAGCTCGGCCACGGCCGCATCATCAACATGGCCTCCCTCGCCGGGCAGAACGGCGGCACGGCCACCGGCGGCCACTACGCGGCGGCCAAGGGCGCAATCCTGACCCTCACCAAGGTGTTCGCACGCGAACTGGCCCCGCGCGGCGTGACCGTGAACGCGGTGTCGCCGGGTCCGCTCGACCTCCCGGTCACCTACGACCTCATCGGGCAGGAGACGGCGGCGGCATTGAGGAAGAACATCCCGGTCGGCGAGCTGGTCTCGCCCGAGTTCGTCGCCGACACCGTCGCCCTGCTGGCCGCCGGGCACGCCGGTTCGGTGACCGGCGCCTGCTGGGACGTCAACGGAGGGCTGTACGTACGATGA
- a CDS encoding substrate-binding domain-containing protein, translated as MPINSSVAVASGRRSRRTRVAAVGAVVCLSAALAACGSSDSGSGSSDGSASGGSGKQVGVSLILKTLTNPYFVSMQKDAETAAAKDNVKLTVAAGTKDGDTQTQITAIDNAISRGDKGILITTNGDAVNAALKQAKQAGLFVIALDTATNPADVADITYATDNTAAGKLDGQYAAAALKGKPAVIAMLDLFNNQVVSVDINRDHGFLQGMGIDPGSTTENGKEAKTGKYSGGTYTIACHQPTQGAIDGGRTAMENCLSANPDINVVYAINEPAGQGAYNALKAAGKEKQAKIYAIDGSCSGLKLVTSGVFAADAVQFPGKMAALGVSSIAKLARGGEKPSVTDGKTFFDTGTGLVATEAQDGLTITSPTDAASACWGS; from the coding sequence ATGCCAATAAACAGCAGTGTCGCTGTGGCGTCGGGCCGTCGGAGTCGACGCACCCGGGTGGCCGCGGTCGGTGCCGTGGTCTGCCTCTCGGCCGCGCTCGCGGCCTGTGGTTCGTCGGACAGCGGCTCGGGTTCGTCGGACGGTTCCGCGTCCGGTGGCAGTGGGAAGCAGGTCGGTGTCTCCTTGATCCTCAAGACACTCACCAACCCGTACTTCGTGAGCATGCAGAAGGACGCCGAGACCGCCGCCGCCAAGGACAACGTGAAGCTCACGGTGGCGGCGGGCACCAAGGACGGCGACACCCAGACCCAGATCACCGCGATCGACAACGCGATCTCGCGCGGCGACAAGGGCATCCTGATCACCACCAACGGCGACGCGGTGAACGCCGCGCTGAAGCAGGCCAAGCAGGCCGGGCTGTTCGTGATCGCCCTGGACACCGCCACCAACCCGGCCGATGTCGCGGACATCACCTACGCCACCGACAACACCGCCGCCGGCAAGCTCGACGGCCAGTACGCGGCGGCGGCGCTCAAGGGCAAGCCAGCGGTCATCGCCATGCTCGACCTGTTCAACAACCAGGTCGTCTCGGTGGACATCAACCGGGACCACGGCTTCCTGCAGGGGATGGGCATCGACCCGGGCAGCACCACCGAGAACGGCAAGGAAGCCAAGACGGGCAAGTACTCCGGCGGCACGTACACGATCGCCTGCCACCAGCCCACGCAGGGCGCGATCGACGGCGGGCGCACCGCGATGGAGAACTGCCTGTCGGCCAACCCCGACATCAACGTGGTCTACGCGATCAACGAACCGGCCGGCCAGGGCGCGTACAACGCGCTCAAGGCAGCGGGCAAGGAGAAGCAGGCCAAGATCTACGCGATCGACGGCAGCTGCTCCGGCCTGAAGCTCGTGACCAGCGGGGTGTTCGCCGCCGACGCCGTGCAGTTCCCCGGCAAGATGGCCGCCCTGGGCGTCAGCTCGATCGCGAAGCTGGCCCGCGGTGGTGAGAAGCCGAGCGTGACCGACGGCAAGACCTTCTTCGACACCGGCACCGGCCTGGTCGCCACCGAGGCCCAGGACGGTCTGACCATCACGTCGCCGACCGACGCCGCGTCCGCCTGCTGGGGCAGCTGA
- a CDS encoding carbohydrate kinase family protein, with product MTEPAEPTPAPTPRADPFPVTVIGEALIDLVPHGDPGGFRAQPGGSPFNVAIGLARLGHRTSLMARLADNAFGRILRAHATAEGIDLTCAPHAPEPTTLAVVSMDADAQASYDFYFNGTADWQWTAAEAALVPADTAILHFGSLASWTPPGDEHIHAAVREMRQRGRTLISYDPNVRPVLLRDPARAREAVERGVGAAHLVKASREDVEWLYPAADIEQVGARWLELGALLVVITDGPHGAHTFQADAARMSRPGRKAAVADTVGAGDAFTSALLGALLRHGLHTPELLARSSPAVLAAAVDDAILVSALTCERVGADPPIALPRPDVSAGAPLAETDLRFSDQPPG from the coding sequence ATGACCGAACCCGCTGAACCCACCCCGGCCCCCACCCCCCGGGCAGACCCGTTCCCGGTCACCGTCATCGGGGAAGCCCTCATCGACCTGGTCCCGCACGGCGACCCCGGTGGCTTCCGGGCCCAGCCCGGCGGCAGTCCGTTCAATGTCGCCATCGGCCTGGCCCGGCTGGGACACCGGACATCGCTGATGGCGCGACTGGCGGACAACGCGTTCGGCCGGATCCTGCGCGCCCACGCCACCGCCGAGGGGATCGATCTGACCTGCGCCCCGCACGCGCCCGAGCCGACCACCCTGGCGGTCGTCTCCATGGACGCCGATGCGCAGGCCAGTTACGACTTCTACTTCAACGGCACCGCCGACTGGCAGTGGACCGCCGCCGAGGCAGCCCTCGTCCCCGCGGACACCGCCATCCTCCACTTCGGCTCGCTCGCCTCCTGGACACCGCCGGGGGACGAGCACATCCACGCCGCCGTACGCGAGATGCGGCAACGCGGCCGGACCCTCATCAGCTACGACCCCAACGTCCGGCCCGTGCTGCTGCGGGATCCGGCACGCGCCCGAGAGGCCGTCGAGCGCGGCGTCGGCGCCGCACACCTCGTCAAGGCCAGCCGCGAGGACGTCGAGTGGCTCTACCCCGCCGCCGACATCGAGCAGGTCGGCGCCCGCTGGCTCGAACTCGGCGCCCTGCTCGTCGTCATCACGGACGGCCCCCACGGCGCACACACGTTCCAAGCAGACGCGGCAAGGATGAGCCGCCCCGGCCGCAAGGCCGCGGTGGCGGACACCGTAGGAGCCGGGGACGCCTTCACCTCGGCGCTGCTCGGCGCCCTGCTGCGGCACGGCCTGCACACCCCCGAACTCCTCGCGCGCTCCTCGCCCGCCGTCCTCGCCGCCGCCGTCGACGACGCGATCCTGGTCTCCGCGCTCACCTGCGAGCGCGTCGGCGCCGACCCGCCCATCGCACTCCCCCGGCCGGATGTCTCCGCCGGCGCACCGCTGGCGGAGACAGACCTACGATTCAGCGACCAGCCGCCGGGCTGA
- a CDS encoding LacI family DNA-binding transcriptional regulator: MPQGGQPPLERQNRPTMRDVAALAGVAIKTVSRVVNGVTTVDPVLAARVTEAADKLGYRPNLTASNLRRSDGRTATIGMLIEDAANPFSAALTRTVENAARERGVLVLIGSLDEDPARERELVSALIDRRVDGLVIVPAGRDHSYLIKEQRAGTCLVFLDREPQLLDADAVVSDNRQGAINAVKHLLDAGHRRIAYLGDRTTVATAVQRFAGYRHALELAHIEVDEEIVRHQASTVEAAIEATEQLLRLPHPPSALFTSQNLVTIGASRALRTLGLHQTVAHVGFDDFPLADMLQPGISVIAQDIEALGKLAAEILFRRLDGDQSPSRTFTVPTRLIVRGSGEIRNGESRHDRTR; the protein is encoded by the coding sequence ATGCCTCAGGGGGGCCAACCACCCTTGGAACGCCAGAACCGTCCCACGATGCGGGATGTGGCGGCACTGGCCGGGGTGGCCATCAAGACCGTCTCTCGGGTCGTCAACGGGGTCACCACCGTCGACCCCGTGCTGGCCGCCCGGGTCACCGAGGCCGCCGACAAACTCGGCTACCGGCCGAATCTGACGGCCAGTAACCTGCGCCGCAGCGACGGCCGGACAGCCACGATCGGGATGCTCATCGAGGATGCCGCGAACCCCTTCTCCGCGGCGCTGACGCGCACGGTGGAGAACGCGGCACGCGAGCGCGGCGTCCTGGTGCTGATCGGCAGCCTGGACGAGGACCCGGCCCGCGAACGCGAGCTGGTCTCCGCGCTCATCGACCGACGGGTGGACGGGCTGGTGATCGTGCCCGCCGGCCGCGACCACAGCTACCTGATCAAGGAGCAGCGCGCGGGCACCTGCCTGGTCTTCCTCGACCGCGAACCGCAGCTCCTCGACGCCGACGCGGTGGTCTCGGACAACCGGCAGGGCGCGATCAACGCGGTCAAGCACCTGCTCGACGCCGGCCACCGGCGCATCGCCTACCTCGGGGACCGGACTACGGTCGCCACCGCCGTGCAGCGCTTCGCCGGATACCGGCACGCCCTGGAACTCGCGCATATCGAGGTCGACGAAGAGATCGTCCGGCACCAGGCGAGCACGGTGGAAGCGGCCATCGAGGCCACTGAGCAGCTACTGAGGCTGCCCCACCCGCCCAGCGCGCTGTTCACCAGCCAGAACCTGGTCACCATCGGCGCCAGCCGCGCGCTGCGCACGCTCGGCCTGCACCAGACGGTGGCCCACGTGGGATTCGACGACTTCCCCCTCGCCGACATGCTCCAGCCAGGAATCTCCGTCATCGCCCAGGACATCGAGGCCCTGGGCAAACTCGCGGCCGAGATCCTGTTCCGCAGGCTGGACGGCGACCAGTCGCCGAGCAGAACGTTCACCGTGCCGACCCGCCTGATCGTGCGGGGCTCGGGCGAGATAAGGAATGGGGAATCCCGCCATGACCGAACCCGCTGA
- a CDS encoding S8 family peptidase has protein sequence MHVRRHAKRARSAAVATVVAAALTAGAVAPATAESGQPGQREQSAPGLQVTDLEEGGAARGTVRVTLVTGDKVAVNARGEAVGIDPAAGRERIPVQVKRVGGHVYVVPLDAARLIGEGTVDRRLFDVTTLSRPEYVDAARDGLGLIVTYKGTRPAARAQVHAAGDTEVVRTFKRINAEAVTAPERDTGRVWDAVTSAPQGGSASREAAPGIRKVWLDGINKATLDKSVPQIGAPAAWAAGYDGKGVKVAVLDSGVDQTHPDLAGQEIAEKNFSDAATMADKVGHGTHVASTIAGTGAKYRGVATGARILDGKVLNDVGEGEDSGIIAAMEWAVAEGARVVNLSLGSTDTPGIDPVEETVNRLSAEKGTLFVVAAGNEGEAGASTVDSPGSADAALTVGAVDKSDELAEFSSRGPRVGDGAIKPDLTAPGVDITAASAPGSLIAAEDPSPAPGYVTISGTSMATPHVAGAAAILAQEHPDWSGDRLKAALTASTVPGAYTVFEQGSGRVDVAAAIKQTVIADATALNFGTQLWPHTDDQPVRRTLTYRNLGAQDITLDLTATFKGPDGRAAPAGLFTLDRTRLTIPAGGAAEATATVNTKLGTLDGSYSGYVVATGGGQSVRTPAATEREVQSYTLTVKHLGRDGKPTAKYETALGGLTGLAAGTGQWIHDDSGTVTLRVPKGRYALDSSLYAGSAENVTGLDWIVRPNLSISKNTTVTVDARTAKAVSVTVPDSRATERFAETQYQLDVGGNSVANYWRLTGFKILRVAHLGPQAKAGELHQQFMSTWAHGSTEYNLAYGSSARTLATGFTKHAKAGELAKVSVRLGSSAGNKRGTLIFMPVTAGDVIGYGWAAEVKLPATRTVYLSTTGVKWSTAFSQISPTAAPDSEPEASYWRDDQKFKAGRTYKRSFNVGVFGPKVGGRYGLYRDGDQIWAILPLLADGASNTGISAPYDRATTTLFRNGVKVGTVPNAADESAQFTVPGGKADYRLSTSLTRSKVATVSTKVSATWTFSSKKASTSARLPASVVRFTPALSATSTSRAGATTTVPVTVQGAGAGGNLKSLTVYVSFDGGAHWKKLTVRSGKVKVKNPKAGKGVSFKAKVTDKKGNTLTQTIVNAYRTK, from the coding sequence ATGCACGTACGTAGGCATGCGAAGAGGGCGCGCTCGGCAGCGGTCGCGACCGTCGTCGCCGCCGCGCTGACCGCGGGGGCGGTCGCTCCGGCCACAGCCGAATCGGGACAGCCGGGACAGCGGGAACAGAGCGCCCCGGGGCTGCAGGTCACCGACCTGGAGGAGGGCGGCGCGGCACGCGGCACGGTCCGGGTCACGCTCGTTACCGGCGACAAGGTCGCGGTGAACGCCAGGGGTGAGGCCGTCGGCATCGACCCCGCTGCGGGCCGGGAGCGAATACCTGTGCAGGTGAAGCGAGTCGGCGGCCATGTCTACGTGGTGCCGCTCGACGCCGCCCGCCTCATCGGCGAAGGCACCGTCGACCGTCGGCTGTTCGACGTCACGACGCTGAGCAGACCGGAGTATGTCGACGCGGCCCGGGACGGCCTCGGCCTCATCGTCACCTACAAGGGCACCCGGCCCGCCGCCAGGGCGCAGGTGCACGCGGCCGGCGACACCGAGGTCGTCCGCACCTTCAAGCGGATCAACGCCGAGGCCGTCACCGCCCCCGAGCGGGACACCGGCAGGGTGTGGGACGCCGTCACCAGCGCCCCGCAGGGTGGCAGCGCCTCCCGCGAGGCCGCGCCGGGGATCCGCAAGGTGTGGCTGGACGGCATCAACAAGGCAACCCTGGACAAGAGCGTGCCGCAGATCGGCGCGCCCGCGGCCTGGGCCGCCGGGTACGACGGGAAGGGCGTCAAGGTCGCGGTGCTGGACAGCGGGGTCGACCAGACCCACCCGGACCTGGCCGGCCAGGAGATCGCGGAGAAGAACTTCTCCGACGCCGCCACCATGGCCGACAAGGTCGGTCACGGCACCCACGTCGCGTCGACCATCGCCGGTACCGGCGCCAAGTACAGGGGCGTCGCCACCGGCGCGCGCATCCTCGACGGCAAGGTCCTGAACGACGTGGGCGAAGGCGAGGACTCCGGCATCATCGCGGCCATGGAGTGGGCCGTGGCGGAAGGCGCCAGAGTCGTCAACCTGAGCCTCGGCAGCACGGACACCCCCGGCATCGACCCGGTCGAGGAGACGGTCAACCGGCTCTCCGCCGAGAAGGGCACCCTCTTCGTCGTCGCGGCGGGCAACGAGGGCGAAGCCGGTGCTTCCACCGTCGATTCGCCGGGCAGCGCGGACGCCGCCCTCACCGTCGGCGCCGTCGACAAGAGCGACGAACTCGCCGAGTTCTCCTCCCGCGGCCCGCGGGTCGGCGACGGGGCGATCAAACCGGACCTGACCGCCCCCGGCGTCGACATCACCGCCGCCTCCGCCCCCGGCAGCCTGATCGCCGCCGAGGATCCGTCGCCCGCGCCCGGGTACGTCACCATTTCGGGCACCTCGATGGCCACCCCGCATGTCGCCGGGGCCGCCGCCATCCTGGCCCAGGAGCACCCGGACTGGAGCGGCGACCGCCTCAAGGCCGCGCTGACCGCCTCCACCGTGCCGGGCGCCTACACCGTCTTCGAGCAGGGCTCGGGCAGGGTCGACGTGGCCGCCGCGATCAAGCAGACCGTCATCGCCGACGCCACGGCGCTCAACTTCGGCACCCAGCTCTGGCCGCACACCGACGACCAGCCGGTCCGCAGGACCCTCACGTACCGCAACCTCGGCGCTCAGGACATCACCCTCGACCTGACCGCCACGTTCAAGGGCCCGGACGGCCGGGCGGCCCCGGCGGGCCTGTTCACCCTGGACAGGACGCGCCTGACCATCCCGGCCGGCGGCGCCGCCGAGGCCACGGCCACCGTGAACACCAAGCTGGGCACCCTCGACGGCTCGTACAGCGGCTACGTGGTGGCGACCGGCGGCGGCCAGAGCGTCCGTACGCCGGCGGCCACAGAGCGCGAGGTCCAGTCGTACACGCTGACCGTCAAGCACCTCGGCCGCGATGGCAAGCCGACCGCGAAGTACGAGACCGCCCTCGGCGGCCTGACCGGCCTGGCCGCCGGCACGGGCCAGTGGATCCACGACGACAGCGGCACGGTCACCCTGCGGGTTCCCAAGGGCCGCTACGCGCTCGACAGCAGCCTCTACGCCGGCTCCGCCGAGAACGTCACAGGCCTGGACTGGATCGTCCGGCCCAACCTCTCGATCAGCAAGAACACGACCGTGACCGTCGACGCGCGCACGGCCAAGGCGGTCTCCGTGACCGTTCCGGACAGCAGGGCCACCGAGCGGTTCGCCGAGACGCAGTACCAGCTCGACGTCGGCGGCAACAGCGTGGCCAACTACTGGCGGCTGACGGGGTTCAAGATCCTGCGCGTCGCTCATCTCGGCCCGCAGGCAAAGGCCGGTGAGCTGCACCAGCAGTTCATGAGCACCTGGGCCCACGGCTCGACCGAGTACAACCTCGCCTACGGCTCCAGCGCGAGGACCCTCGCCACCGGCTTCACCAAGCACGCCAAGGCCGGCGAACTCGCCAAGGTGTCCGTGAGACTCGGCTCATCGGCCGGGAACAAGCGTGGCACGCTGATCTTCATGCCCGTGACCGCCGGGGACGTCATCGGCTACGGGTGGGCCGCCGAGGTCAAGCTGCCGGCCACCCGCACCGTGTACCTCTCCACCACCGGCGTGAAGTGGTCCACCGCGTTCTCCCAGATCTCTCCCACGGCCGCGCCCGACTCGGAACCCGAGGCCAGCTACTGGCGCGACGACCAGAAGTTCAAGGCCGGACGGACCTACAAGCGCAGCTTCAACGTCGGTGTCTTCGGCCCCAAGGTCGGCGGCCGGTACGGCCTCTACCGGGACGGTGACCAGATCTGGGCCATCCTCCCGCTGCTCGCCGACGGAGCGTCGAACACGGGTATCTCGGCCCCGTACGACAGGGCGACCACAACGCTGTTCCGCAACGGTGTCAAGGTGGGCACAGTGCCGAACGCGGCGGATGAATCAGCCCAGTTCACCGTCCCGGGCGGCAAGGCCGACTACCGGCTCTCCACCTCGCTGACCCGCAGCAAGGTCGCGACCGTGTCCACCAAGGTCTCCGCCACCTGGACGTTCTCATCCAAGAAGGCGAGCACGTCCGCCAGGCTCCCCGCCTCGGTCGTCCGCTTCACCCCGGCGCTGAGCGCCACCAGCACCTCCAGGGCCGGGGCGACCACCACGGTTCCGGTCACGGTCCAGGGCGCGGGCGCCGGCGGCAACCTGAAGTCGCTGACGGTGTACGTCTCCTTCGACGGCGGGGCGCACTGGAAGAAGCTCACCGTCAGGAGCGGGAAGGTGAAGGTGAAGAACCCCAAGGCCGGCAAGGGTGTGTCCTTCAAGGCCAAGGTCACGGACAAGAAGGGCAACACCCTGACCCAGACCATCGTCAACGCCTACCGGACGAAGTAG
- a CDS encoding amidase: MSDLRLARDARPSEVVTAALERLDATEPDLRAWVRVDRDGALSTARELDDRPADGLPLRGVPFGVKDIIDVRGTATECGSRLRRGRIAGADAWVVARLRRAGAIPLGKTVTTEFAYFSPGPTRNPHDLTRTPGGSSSGSAAAVAAGVVPLALGSQTAGSLTRPAAFCGVAGFVAPVGSWPTTGIAGLSHSLDSVGLITPTVADLRVVHAVLSDAALAGTAPSGRPRLRVWTATELGHIDASMRTAVARAAEDADTEPLGWAVRTPGLVEAHTTVMAYEAARCLAAEAGHPEQLSEPLNELLARGRSTTDADYCAALSVAARARADILAILTYADAILGPAALGPAPHGLAATGTPVLSRPWQLLGLPVVTVPGYTDDEGMPLGLQLIGHPDRVDRLFAVAERLERRARQAPAL, from the coding sequence ATGAGTGACCTGCGCCTTGCCCGTGATGCCCGCCCCAGCGAGGTCGTCACCGCCGCGCTGGAGCGCCTGGACGCCACGGAACCGGACCTCAGGGCCTGGGTCCGGGTCGACCGGGATGGCGCCCTGAGCACGGCCAGGGAGCTGGACGACCGTCCGGCGGACGGCCTGCCGCTGCGCGGTGTCCCATTCGGGGTGAAGGACATCATCGACGTACGTGGCACTGCGACCGAGTGCGGGTCGCGGCTGCGCCGGGGCCGGATCGCCGGGGCGGACGCGTGGGTGGTCGCCCGGCTCAGGCGGGCGGGCGCGATTCCGCTCGGCAAGACGGTGACCACGGAGTTCGCCTACTTCTCCCCGGGGCCCACGCGCAATCCCCATGACCTGACGCGCACCCCCGGCGGTTCGTCGAGCGGGTCGGCCGCAGCCGTCGCGGCGGGCGTGGTGCCGCTCGCACTCGGCAGCCAGACCGCGGGCTCGCTCACCCGCCCGGCGGCCTTCTGCGGCGTCGCCGGCTTTGTGGCGCCGGTGGGCTCATGGCCCACCACGGGCATCGCCGGCCTGAGTCACAGCCTCGACTCGGTCGGTCTGATCACCCCCACGGTCGCGGACCTCCGGGTCGTCCACGCGGTCCTCTCCGACGCCGCCCTTGCCGGTACGGCGCCGTCCGGCCGCCCCCGGCTCCGCGTCTGGACGGCGACCGAACTCGGCCACATCGACGCCTCGATGCGTACGGCCGTGGCCCGGGCCGCCGAGGACGCCGACACCGAACCCCTCGGCTGGGCCGTGCGTACCCCCGGCCTGGTCGAGGCGCACACCACCGTCATGGCCTACGAGGCCGCCCGGTGCCTGGCCGCGGAGGCCGGGCACCCCGAGCAGCTCAGCGAGCCGCTCAACGAACTGCTCGCCAGAGGGCGCAGCACCACGGACGCCGACTATTGCGCGGCCCTGTCCGTGGCCGCCCGCGCCCGCGCCGACATCCTGGCGATCCTGACCTACGCCGACGCGATCCTGGGCCCGGCCGCCCTCGGTCCCGCACCGCACGGTCTCGCGGCCACCGGAACCCCGGTGCTCAGCCGACCCTGGCAGCTCCTCGGCCTCCCGGTGGTCACGGTGCCCGGATACACCGACGACGAGGGCATGCCGCTCGGCCTGCAGCTGATCGGCCACCCCGACCGCGTGGACCGGCTCTTCGCCGTCGCAGAGCGGCTCGAACGCCGGGCGCGGCAGGCGCCAGCGCTGTGA
- a CDS encoding flavin reductase, protein MMTTTISPDRTDFREAMAHLPAAVNILTTDGPGGRIGMTVSAVCSVTDAPPTVLVCVNRGSASHDVISGNGRVCLNVLGGHHEELALHFAGATKVPMPERFAWDIWDPAEPVPVLRDALVNIIGTVRDLKPMGSHSVMFVEVERVRVRHGDSLVYFNRRFHRLETRREPGDDE, encoded by the coding sequence ATGATGACGACAACCATCAGCCCCGACCGGACGGACTTCCGCGAGGCGATGGCGCATCTGCCGGCGGCCGTCAACATCCTCACCACCGACGGCCCCGGCGGCCGCATCGGGATGACGGTGAGCGCGGTCTGCTCCGTCACCGACGCACCGCCCACGGTCCTGGTCTGCGTCAACCGGGGCAGTGCGAGCCATGACGTGATCAGCGGCAACGGCCGGGTGTGCCTCAACGTGCTCGGCGGTCACCACGAGGAACTGGCCCTGCACTTCGCCGGTGCCACCAAGGTGCCGATGCCCGAGCGTTTCGCCTGGGACATCTGGGACCCCGCAGAGCCGGTCCCGGTCCTGCGCGACGCGCTGGTGAACATCATCGGCACGGTCCGCGACCTCAAGCCCATGGGTTCCCACAGCGTGATGTTCGTGGAGGTCGAACGGGTCCGTGTCCGGCACGGCGACAGCCTCGTCTATTTCAACCGGCGGTTCCACCGCCTCGAAACACGGCGGGAGCCGGGCGACGATGAGTGA
- a CDS encoding PDR/VanB family oxidoreductase, translating to MITVRVTGIRDETDTVKSFRLVRSDGAPLGPFPPGAHIDVTGPTGITRQYSLCGAPYETDSFLVAVKRETPSRGGSDALHDGVRVGSELSISEPRNLFGLAPDAGEHVLVGAGIGVTPLLSMAHQLHREGRDFRLHYFAASRERAAFADLLERSGFAERVRFHFGVPRHGQQAALDEILPGPDPAPDSRTHVYTCGPKEFMQRVTATATRSLPEDHVHMEHFQALEPPGEPGTEFELELDTGEVFTVPADRSIVDVLAENGFEVDTSCREGICGTCVLPVLEGEPDHRDNCLTRKEKAANDQIATCVSRARGRRLVIEF from the coding sequence ATGATCACCGTCCGCGTCACCGGCATCCGCGACGAGACCGACACGGTCAAGTCCTTCCGCCTGGTCCGGTCCGACGGCGCGCCGCTCGGCCCGTTTCCGCCCGGCGCGCACATCGATGTGACGGGCCCGACCGGAATCACCCGGCAGTACTCGCTGTGCGGTGCGCCGTACGAGACGGACTCCTTCCTCGTGGCGGTCAAGCGCGAGACCCCGTCGCGCGGCGGCTCCGACGCGCTGCACGACGGCGTACGGGTGGGCAGTGAACTGAGCATCAGCGAGCCGCGCAACCTGTTCGGCCTCGCGCCGGACGCCGGGGAGCACGTGCTCGTGGGCGCCGGCATCGGCGTCACGCCGCTGCTCAGCATGGCGCACCAACTGCACCGGGAGGGGCGGGACTTCCGGCTGCACTACTTCGCCGCCTCGCGCGAGCGGGCAGCTTTCGCGGATCTGCTGGAGCGGTCCGGCTTCGCGGAGCGGGTGCGGTTCCACTTCGGAGTGCCGAGGCACGGACAGCAGGCCGCGCTCGACGAGATCCTGCCCGGTCCGGATCCGGCCCCGGACTCCCGCACGCACGTGTACACCTGCGGCCCGAAGGAGTTCATGCAGCGGGTCACCGCCACGGCGACCCGCTCGCTGCCCGAGGACCACGTGCACATGGAGCACTTCCAGGCCCTCGAACCCCCCGGTGAACCCGGAACGGAATTCGAGCTGGAGCTCGACACCGGCGAAGTGTTCACGGTCCCGGCGGACCGCAGCATCGTCGACGTTCTGGCGGAGAATGGTTTCGAGGTCGACACCTCCTGCCGGGAGGGAATCTGCGGGACCTGCGTCCTGCCGGTTCTCGAAGGGGAGCCCGACCACCGCGACAACTGCCTCACCCGGAAGGAGAAGGCGGCGAACGACCAGATCGCCACCTGTGTGTCCCGGGCCCGCGGCCGGCGCCTCGTCATCGAATTCTGA